The following coding sequences lie in one Novipirellula aureliae genomic window:
- the argS gene encoding arginine--tRNA ligase, with amino-acid sequence MHLPQLLSHRFLVALDSLPNTQSIDDLQSYASMIRSTNDPKFGDYQANCAMPLSKQIGGGNPRDLAAQIVEKLAVDDLCEPVEIAGPGFINLKLRDRFLLDKLRRMLGDERCLIRKATETKKIIVDFSSPNVAKPMHVGHIRSTVIGDALARILKFLGHETITDNHLGDWGTQFGIIIYGYKHFGDPDQVAKNPVPELAKLYRLVNQLIEYQKAKKSIAKLKAAIEQAKSDVASACTAADAVAAPKDAKKAKKRVESAKGRVKAAESQLTEAEEKIAAVDRDAEMSAKAKQHCDVDTAVLEETVKLHQGDAQNLQLWEQFLPHCKDEINRIYDALNVTFDHTLGESFYHPMLAGVVEDLEARGLARDSEGAVCVFLDGFDAPMIVRKKDGAFLYATTDLATLAYRREQFSPDEILYVVDSRQGEHFDKLFAVAKQIGMQDVKMVHVNFGTVLGEDGRPMKTRSGTLIGLEGLLQDAIARAREVVCDPDRITKLDPPMNETEQDEVANVVGIGAIKYADLSHHRTSDYRFSLDKMVALEGNTSAYVQYSYARTQGILRRAETSEEEVVSIAESVDSFSHPAERALAICLLRMEESLATVYQDYAPNALVDYLYETAKAYAVFNDNCHVLKAESEAIASLRLALVALTGRCLRLGLNLLGINVVPRM; translated from the coding sequence ATGCACCTTCCTCAACTGCTTAGCCACCGCTTCTTGGTCGCTCTTGACTCACTACCAAACACTCAATCGATCGACGATTTGCAATCCTATGCGTCGATGATCCGATCGACCAATGACCCGAAGTTTGGCGACTATCAAGCCAATTGTGCGATGCCATTGTCGAAACAAATCGGCGGCGGCAATCCTCGTGACTTGGCTGCTCAGATCGTCGAAAAACTTGCGGTCGACGACCTCTGCGAACCAGTCGAAATAGCAGGTCCCGGTTTTATCAACTTGAAGCTTCGAGATCGGTTTTTGCTTGATAAGCTTCGACGGATGCTCGGCGACGAGCGTTGTTTGATCCGTAAAGCGACCGAGACAAAGAAGATCATTGTCGACTTCTCTTCGCCTAACGTCGCCAAGCCGATGCACGTGGGGCATATCCGTAGCACGGTGATCGGTGATGCACTCGCCCGCATCTTAAAATTCCTCGGGCACGAAACAATCACCGACAATCATCTAGGCGATTGGGGCACTCAGTTTGGCATCATCATCTACGGCTACAAACACTTTGGTGACCCAGATCAAGTCGCCAAGAACCCAGTGCCCGAATTGGCCAAGCTTTATCGATTGGTCAATCAACTGATCGAGTATCAAAAGGCTAAGAAATCGATTGCGAAATTAAAAGCGGCGATCGAACAAGCCAAATCGGACGTCGCATCGGCTTGTACAGCAGCCGATGCGGTTGCTGCCCCGAAGGATGCGAAAAAGGCTAAAAAGCGTGTCGAGAGTGCGAAGGGGAGGGTCAAAGCGGCGGAGTCGCAGCTTACTGAAGCGGAAGAGAAGATCGCCGCAGTCGACCGAGACGCGGAAATGTCCGCGAAAGCGAAACAACATTGCGATGTCGATACGGCTGTCCTCGAAGAAACGGTCAAACTGCACCAGGGCGACGCTCAAAACTTGCAGTTGTGGGAGCAATTCTTGCCACATTGCAAAGACGAGATCAATCGCATCTACGACGCACTCAATGTCACGTTCGACCATACACTCGGTGAAAGTTTTTATCATCCGATGTTGGCTGGAGTGGTCGAGGACTTGGAAGCACGCGGGTTGGCTCGCGATAGCGAAGGTGCCGTGTGCGTCTTTTTGGACGGATTTGATGCACCCATGATCGTCCGAAAAAAGGATGGTGCGTTCTTGTATGCAACGACCGATTTGGCAACGCTCGCTTACCGCCGAGAGCAATTTAGCCCCGACGAGATTTTGTATGTTGTCGACTCCCGACAAGGCGAGCATTTCGACAAATTGTTCGCGGTCGCTAAGCAGATCGGGATGCAAGACGTCAAAATGGTACACGTCAATTTCGGTACCGTGCTCGGCGAAGATGGTCGCCCGATGAAAACGCGAAGCGGCACGCTGATCGGCCTCGAAGGCTTGCTCCAAGACGCCATCGCTCGCGCCCGTGAAGTCGTCTGTGACCCCGATCGCATCACCAAACTCGATCCGCCGATGAACGAAACGGAGCAGGATGAGGTAGCCAATGTCGTCGGAATCGGAGCGATCAAGTACGCCGACTTATCGCATCATCGGACGAGCGATTACCGTTTTAGTCTTGACAAAATGGTTGCACTTGAAGGAAATACGTCGGCTTACGTCCAGTATTCCTACGCTCGGACTCAAGGGATTTTACGGCGTGCAGAAACATCCGAGGAGGAGGTGGTATCGATTGCCGAATCGGTCGACTCATTCTCTCACCCTGCCGAAAGAGCCTTGGCGATTTGTTTGTTAAGAATGGAAGAATCGCTCGCCACGGTGTATCAAGATTACGCTCCCAACGCGTTGGTTGACTACTTGTACGAAACGGCAAAAGCCTATGCCGTGTTTAATGACAATTGTCACGTCTTAAAAGCGGAAAGCGAAGCGATTGCGTCACTGCGTTTGGCACTCGTCGCCTTGACCGGCCGCTGTTTACGGCTGGGATTGAATCTACTTGGAATCAACGTCGTGCCACGTATGTAG
- the rsfS gene encoding ribosome silencing factor, with protein MTEQTNEQDMSPSTAAETKPDTPKPAAVKDPMVTASRAIRHQGTEYSRKLAAAAAQVALDNKGEDVMVLDICGQTAEFDLFVLATGSSRRQLHAISEQIDDVLEKEMGDRRMGIEGYQESRWIVLDYGSVVVHLFDEDTREYYDLETLWADGKRIPLDELGVKGVEG; from the coding sequence ATGACTGAACAAACCAACGAGCAAGATATGTCTCCATCGACCGCTGCTGAAACCAAGCCAGATACTCCCAAACCCGCTGCGGTAAAGGATCCGATGGTGACCGCTAGCCGTGCGATCCGGCATCAAGGTACCGAATACAGCCGCAAATTGGCTGCTGCTGCCGCGCAGGTCGCCCTCGACAATAAGGGGGAAGATGTGATGGTGTTGGACATTTGTGGCCAGACCGCAGAGTTTGACCTGTTTGTCTTGGCAACCGGTTCGAGCCGCCGGCAATTGCATGCGATCAGCGAACAGATCGACGATGTTTTGGAAAAAGAAATGGGTGATCGCCGAATGGGCATCGAAGGCTACCAAGAAAGCCGCTGGATCGTGCTCGATTACGGCAGCGTCGTGGTTCATTTGTTCGACGAAGACACTCGCGAGTACTACGACTTAGAGACCTTGTGGGCCGACGGCAAACGGATCCCCCTTGATGAACTCGGGGTGAAGGGTGTCGAGGGATAG
- a CDS encoding isochorismatase family protein, which produces MPHIESPLRVSAARCGLLIVDLQEKLVPVIPAGEAVVKQTRRLIEAAKRLEVPFAATVQYPKGLGQLVPRIGELTEVPEEKLAFSSAVCRKAIDRWANQARDQIVVCGIEAHVCVLQTVFDLIAEGFYVFVVADAIASRGELDEKIAIERMTMAGATVISAESLLFEWLGSAEHPEFKAISRMIKDF; this is translated from the coding sequence ATGCCACACATCGAATCACCTCTGCGAGTCTCCGCGGCTCGATGTGGCTTGTTGATCGTCGATTTGCAAGAAAAGCTTGTGCCAGTGATTCCAGCCGGCGAAGCGGTTGTGAAGCAGACTCGCCGATTGATCGAAGCGGCGAAGCGATTGGAAGTTCCCTTCGCCGCAACCGTTCAGTATCCCAAAGGTCTTGGCCAATTGGTTCCACGGATTGGTGAGTTGACGGAGGTGCCCGAAGAAAAACTAGCGTTCAGCTCTGCGGTTTGTCGCAAAGCGATCGACCGGTGGGCGAACCAAGCACGCGACCAAATTGTCGTTTGTGGCATTGAGGCGCACGTCTGTGTTCTGCAAACGGTTTTCGATCTGATTGCAGAAGGTTTTTACGTTTTTGTCGTCGCCGACGCGATCGCATCACGCGGCGAATTGGACGAGAAAATTGCGATTGAGCGAATGACAATGGCCGGGGCGACGGTCATTTCCGCAGAATCGCTGCTGTTTGAATGGCTCGGTTCGGCGGAGCATCCTGAATTCAAAGCGATCAGCCGAATGATTAAGGATTTTTAA
- a CDS encoding FmdB family zinc ribbon protein has product MPTYDYECEACNHAMELFQGINDPVLKKCPACGKNKLKRLFGTGAAIMFKGSGFYQTDYRSEGYKKAAKADKKSASESKGGDSKKTESKASETKSPAKAETKPKSSSGDKS; this is encoded by the coding sequence ATGCCAACTTACGATTACGAGTGCGAAGCGTGCAACCATGCGATGGAACTTTTTCAGGGGATCAATGATCCTGTCCTAAAAAAGTGTCCTGCCTGTGGTAAAAACAAACTGAAACGATTGTTCGGCACCGGTGCCGCGATCATGTTCAAGGGCAGTGGATTTTATCAAACCGATTATCGCAGCGAGGGCTACAAAAAAGCAGCGAAGGCGGATAAGAAATCGGCCAGTGAGTCGAAGGGCGGGGATTCAAAGAAGACGGAATCGAAAGCTTCCGAAACAAAGTCGCCCGCCAAAGCGGAGACAAAGCCAAAATCTTCAAGCGGGGACAAATCCTAA
- the grpE gene encoding nucleotide exchange factor GrpE, giving the protein MNDNQNNEPETFQHDDLPEPSGEHFDSDTDKDSLADDQAAKDAVHGETRDEEIERLRASSESAEKRVLQAQAEAENFRKRLRKDFEDQMRFASLPLINDLLAVRDNLNRATEAAQKTSDLQGLLDGVAMVIKQWDDTLAKYNVHPIPTEGETFDPNVHEAISQMPSDEFPEGAISHVASVGYQLHDRVIRPSQVVVSSGS; this is encoded by the coding sequence ATGAATGACAACCAAAATAACGAACCGGAAACCTTTCAGCACGATGATTTACCTGAGCCTTCAGGCGAGCATTTTGATTCGGACACTGACAAGGACTCGTTAGCTGACGATCAAGCGGCGAAGGATGCGGTGCATGGCGAAACGCGAGATGAAGAGATCGAGCGACTAAGAGCGTCGTCGGAGTCCGCTGAGAAACGCGTGTTACAAGCTCAAGCGGAAGCGGAAAATTTTCGCAAACGTTTGCGCAAGGACTTCGAAGATCAAATGCGTTTCGCATCACTGCCCTTGATCAACGATTTGCTTGCCGTGCGTGACAACTTGAACCGGGCGACCGAAGCGGCTCAAAAGACGAGCGATCTCCAAGGGCTCCTCGATGGTGTTGCGATGGTGATTAAGCAATGGGACGATACGTTGGCGAAGTACAACGTTCATCCCATCCCGACCGAAGGGGAAACATTCGATCCCAACGTTCATGAAGCGATTTCGCAAATGCCGAGTGACGAGTTCCCCGAAGGTGCCATTTCGCATGTTGCATCCGTTGGTTACCAGCTACACGATCGTGTCATACGGCCGAGCCAAGTGGTGGTCAGCAGCGGATCCTAA
- the dnaJ gene encoding molecular chaperone DnaJ — protein MAEKRDYYEVLQVTRTAGKGEIDRAYRKLAIKFHPDSNRNDEDAVAKFKEASEAYEILSDQEKRERYDRFGHAGVDGAAHQFNDVEDIFEAFGDLFGGGVFGNMFGGGGGRGGGRRRSRRGADIRCNVTLTLEEAARGVSKEVSFRRRVRCGTCSGSGAAPGSQPETCATCGGQGQVIQSAGILRVQTACPHCHGSGQQISQKCGDCQGSGLQQEKAELTVEIPAGVDDGMRVRLQNEGEASPDGGPPGDCYCFISVLPHALFKREGNHLVLQLPISYTQAALGADIEVPTLDGPNTLRVEAGTQTGEVFTLKGEGIADPRGGRPGDLLVQVFIEVPKKLSADQEKLLRSLAEMERESVLPHRKTFLEKLKTFFEPDETPQT, from the coding sequence ATGGCTGAAAAACGCGACTACTACGAAGTCTTACAAGTCACGCGGACGGCGGGCAAAGGCGAAATCGATCGCGCTTATCGAAAATTGGCGATCAAGTTTCATCCCGACTCAAACCGTAACGACGAAGATGCGGTTGCGAAGTTTAAAGAAGCTTCCGAAGCGTATGAGATTCTAAGCGACCAAGAGAAACGTGAGCGGTATGACCGATTTGGCCATGCAGGTGTCGACGGAGCGGCTCATCAATTCAACGATGTCGAAGATATCTTTGAAGCATTTGGTGATCTGTTCGGCGGTGGTGTGTTTGGCAATATGTTCGGTGGCGGTGGTGGTCGCGGTGGCGGACGCCGGCGATCACGGCGAGGTGCCGATATCCGCTGCAATGTGACGCTTACGCTCGAAGAGGCTGCTCGTGGGGTTAGCAAAGAGGTTTCGTTCCGTCGGCGGGTACGCTGTGGAACGTGTTCCGGCAGCGGTGCTGCACCAGGTAGTCAACCGGAAACCTGTGCAACGTGCGGCGGACAAGGGCAAGTGATCCAATCGGCGGGGATCCTACGGGTCCAAACCGCTTGTCCTCATTGCCACGGTAGCGGCCAACAAATCAGTCAGAAATGCGGTGATTGCCAAGGGTCGGGGCTGCAGCAAGAGAAGGCGGAGTTGACCGTCGAAATTCCCGCTGGAGTCGATGATGGTATGCGAGTGCGACTCCAAAACGAGGGCGAAGCAAGTCCCGATGGGGGACCACCAGGCGATTGCTATTGTTTTATTTCCGTCCTGCCTCACGCTTTGTTCAAACGCGAAGGCAATCATCTCGTTTTGCAGCTACCGATCTCGTACACCCAAGCGGCACTCGGTGCAGATATCGAAGTCCCGACGTTGGACGGCCCCAACACGTTGCGGGTTGAGGCAGGAACGCAGACGGGCGAAGTGTTTACTTTGAAGGGAGAAGGGATCGCTGACCCACGAGGTGGTCGCCCCGGTGATTTGTTGGTCCAGGTTTTCATAGAGGTGCCTAAGAAGTTGTCTGCCGATCAAGAAAAATTGTTGAGGTCACTAGCGGAAATGGAACGCGAATCGGTACTACCTCATCGCAAGACTTTTTTAGAAAAGCTGAAAACGTTTTTTGAACCCGATGAGACTCCACAAACTTAA
- the groL gene encoding chaperonin GroEL (60 kDa chaperone family; promotes refolding of misfolded polypeptides especially under stressful conditions; forms two stacked rings of heptamers to form a barrel-shaped 14mer; ends can be capped by GroES; misfolded proteins enter the barrel where they are refolded when GroES binds), with amino-acid sequence MAKQLLFDDHARARMLAGVEKLAKAVAVTMGPTGRNVIIDKSFGGPTVTKDGVTVAKEVELEDPFENMGAKLVMEVAQKTSDVAGDGTTTATVLARAIFKEGLRNIVAGSNPAAVRRGIDKAVQAASAKLIEMGKPVENKDQIANVGAISANNDREIGDLLADALEKVGKDGVITVEEGKSRKTEVEYVDGMQFDKGYISPYFINDPSTMEANLENALVLLYEKKISNIRDLVPLLEKSAQTSQPLLIIAEDVDAEALTLLVVNKLRGTLNVCAVKAPGFGDRRKAMLGDIAVLTGGTLISDDLGIQLENVTLEQLGRAKKVSVDKGSTTIVEGSGSREEIDKRVNQIRAQIEQTDSEYDREKYQERLAKLSGGVAVISVGAETEAEMKQTKARLEDALHATRAAVEEGILPGGGVALVRCREAVAEAKKKAKGDEKIGVDIVLRALDAPMRQIADNCGIDGSVVVDTVSQQTGTNGYNANTGEYVDMMNAGVMDPVKVVRTALAHAGSISGLLLTTEALVTNFDDEDKERLPVEGVVS; translated from the coding sequence GTGGCAAAACAATTGTTATTCGACGACCACGCTCGCGCCCGCATGTTGGCGGGTGTCGAAAAGTTGGCCAAAGCGGTTGCTGTAACCATGGGGCCAACCGGTCGTAACGTGATTATCGACAAGTCATTCGGTGGGCCGACAGTCACCAAAGATGGTGTGACGGTCGCAAAAGAGGTCGAACTCGAAGACCCTTTCGAGAATATGGGTGCAAAGTTGGTGATGGAAGTGGCTCAGAAGACCAGCGATGTCGCTGGGGATGGGACCACGACTGCCACCGTTTTGGCTCGTGCTATCTTCAAGGAGGGCTTGCGGAACATTGTCGCCGGTAGCAACCCTGCTGCCGTACGTCGTGGAATCGACAAGGCGGTTCAGGCCGCATCCGCAAAGCTGATCGAGATGGGCAAGCCCGTTGAGAACAAAGATCAAATCGCAAACGTGGGTGCAATCAGCGCCAACAATGACCGCGAAATTGGTGACCTTCTCGCGGATGCACTTGAGAAGGTTGGCAAGGATGGCGTGATCACCGTCGAAGAAGGCAAGAGCCGTAAAACCGAAGTCGAATATGTCGACGGGATGCAGTTCGACAAGGGCTATATCTCGCCCTATTTCATCAACGATCCGAGCACGATGGAAGCGAACTTGGAAAACGCGTTGGTGCTGCTCTATGAAAAGAAGATCAGCAACATTCGCGACCTTGTGCCGCTGCTTGAAAAATCGGCACAAACGAGTCAGCCGTTGCTGATTATCGCTGAAGACGTCGACGCCGAAGCCTTGACGCTGTTGGTGGTCAACAAGCTGCGTGGCACGCTGAATGTGTGTGCGGTGAAGGCCCCTGGGTTTGGTGATCGTCGCAAAGCGATGCTTGGTGACATCGCCGTGCTAACGGGCGGAACGTTGATTAGCGATGATCTTGGTATTCAACTAGAAAACGTCACGCTTGAACAACTTGGCCGCGCCAAGAAGGTTTCGGTCGACAAGGGTAGCACGACGATCGTTGAAGGTAGCGGTAGCCGCGAGGAGATCGACAAGCGAGTCAATCAAATCCGTGCCCAAATCGAGCAAACCGATAGCGAGTACGATCGCGAGAAGTATCAAGAGCGTTTGGCCAAGCTTTCCGGCGGCGTTGCTGTGATCAGCGTCGGTGCCGAAACCGAAGCCGAAATGAAGCAAACCAAGGCTCGGCTTGAGGACGCCCTTCATGCGACTCGCGCTGCTGTCGAAGAAGGAATCCTTCCCGGCGGTGGTGTTGCACTTGTGCGTTGCCGTGAGGCCGTTGCTGAGGCGAAGAAAAAGGCGAAGGGCGACGAGAAGATCGGCGTCGATATCGTGCTTCGCGCTCTCGATGCTCCGATGCGACAAATTGCAGATAACTGCGGCATCGACGGCAGCGTGGTCGTCGACACCGTGTCTCAGCAAACCGGTACGAATGGCTACAACGCCAACACGGGTGAGTACGTTGACATGATGAACGCTGGTGTCATGGATCCTGTGAAGGTTGTCCGCACCGCACTTGCCCATGCTGGAAGCATCTCGGGTCTTCTGCTTACGACCGAAGCTCTCGTCACAAACTTTGATGACGAAGACAAGGAACGCTTGCCTGTGGAAGGTGTCGTTTCCTAA
- a CDS encoding co-chaperone GroES yields MAKLSLRPLDDRVVVEPNEAEEMTAGGILLPDAAREKPLRGTVVAVGPGKMLDSGNRGELTVTVGDTVIYGRYGGSDIEVDGREMKILRESDILAKVL; encoded by the coding sequence ATGGCAAAGTTAAGTTTACGTCCGTTGGATGACCGAGTTGTTGTCGAGCCAAACGAAGCCGAAGAGATGACCGCAGGCGGCATTTTGCTTCCCGATGCAGCACGCGAAAAGCCGCTTCGCGGTACCGTGGTTGCTGTCGGCCCTGGCAAGATGCTTGACAGTGGCAACCGTGGCGAGTTGACCGTCACCGTTGGCGACACGGTGATCTACGGTCGATATGGCGGAAGCGATATCGAAGTGGACGGCCGCGAGATGAAGATCCTTCGCGAAAGCGATATCTTGGCAAAGGTTCTTTAG
- the groL gene encoding chaperonin GroEL (60 kDa chaperone family; promotes refolding of misfolded polypeptides especially under stressful conditions; forms two stacked rings of heptamers to form a barrel-shaped 14mer; ends can be capped by GroES; misfolded proteins enter the barrel where they are refolded when GroES binds) yields the protein MAKQIVFDDDARAPLLAGVSKLARAVRSTLGPRGRNAVLDKGWGSPKVTKDGVTVAEDIELDDAFENLGAQLVKEAASKTNDVAGDGTTTATVLAEAIFREGLKMVAMGADPMALSRGIAKAVDVASAHVSKLATPINEKSKSEIKQVATIAGNNDPEIGNVLADAFTKVGKNGVITVEEGRSNETTVEVVEGMQFDRGFLSPHFVTNQDDVSVELEDCHVLLFEEKISNNKKLIPLLEAMSKAKKPLLIIAEDVEGESLATLVVNKMRGILSVCAVKAPGYGDRRKAILGDIAVLTGGKAIFKDLGIDLESVKVSDLGRCKKVTITSDATTMVGGAGKKVDIDGRVAQIRREIENTDSDYDREKLQERLAKLAGGVAQISVGAATETEMKERKALLDDARAATQAALEEGIVPGGGVALLRCKKAVEKLEAETEGDQKLGVRIIRKVLDQPLRAIANNAGLDGAVVVNRVLQMKGKNDGYDANAENYCDLVAAGIVDPAKVVKTSLTNAASVASLLLTTESLVTEIPSKEEEGGGDHGHDHGMGGMGGMGGMGGGMPGMGGMGGMGGMGGMM from the coding sequence GTGGCAAAGCAAATCGTTTTCGACGACGACGCACGCGCGCCGCTGTTGGCCGGTGTAAGTAAGCTCGCCCGAGCTGTCCGTAGCACGCTTGGTCCTCGTGGCCGAAATGCGGTTCTGGACAAAGGCTGGGGGTCCCCCAAGGTCACCAAAGATGGTGTGACCGTGGCCGAGGATATCGAGCTAGATGACGCATTCGAGAATCTCGGTGCTCAATTGGTAAAGGAAGCTGCCAGCAAGACGAACGATGTCGCTGGAGACGGGACAACGACGGCTACGGTTTTGGCCGAAGCTATTTTTCGCGAAGGCCTAAAAATGGTGGCCATGGGGGCTGACCCGATGGCTTTGTCGCGTGGCATCGCGAAAGCGGTCGATGTTGCATCGGCCCACGTCAGCAAGTTGGCGACGCCGATCAACGAGAAGAGCAAGAGCGAAATCAAGCAAGTCGCTACCATCGCTGGTAACAATGATCCCGAAATTGGCAACGTTTTGGCCGATGCTTTTACCAAGGTCGGTAAAAATGGCGTGATCACCGTTGAAGAAGGTCGTTCGAACGAAACGACGGTCGAAGTGGTCGAGGGCATGCAGTTTGATCGCGGTTTCTTGTCGCCCCACTTCGTGACGAATCAGGACGACGTTAGCGTTGAACTTGAAGATTGCCACGTTTTGCTGTTCGAAGAAAAGATCAGTAACAATAAGAAGCTCATTCCGCTACTCGAAGCGATGAGCAAAGCGAAGAAGCCGCTTTTGATCATTGCCGAAGATGTCGAGGGTGAATCGTTGGCGACGTTGGTTGTCAACAAGATGCGAGGCATCTTGTCGGTCTGTGCGGTGAAGGCTCCTGGGTACGGTGACCGACGCAAGGCGATTCTTGGCGACATTGCTGTTCTGACCGGCGGTAAAGCGATCTTCAAGGATCTCGGTATCGATTTGGAAAGCGTCAAAGTGAGCGACCTTGGCCGCTGCAAAAAGGTGACGATTACCAGTGACGCGACCACCATGGTCGGCGGTGCAGGTAAGAAAGTGGATATCGATGGCCGGGTTGCTCAGATTCGTCGCGAAATTGAAAATACCGATAGCGATTACGATCGTGAAAAACTGCAAGAGCGATTGGCGAAGCTGGCCGGTGGCGTTGCTCAAATCTCCGTAGGTGCTGCTACCGAAACGGAAATGAAAGAACGCAAAGCGCTTCTTGATGACGCCCGCGCGGCGACGCAAGCTGCGTTGGAAGAAGGTATCGTTCCCGGTGGGGGTGTCGCTCTGCTTCGCTGCAAGAAGGCCGTCGAAAAGTTGGAAGCCGAAACCGAAGGCGATCAAAAGTTGGGTGTTCGAATCATTCGTAAAGTACTCGACCAACCGCTGCGGGCGATCGCGAACAACGCTGGACTCGATGGCGCCGTGGTTGTCAATCGCGTGTTGCAAATGAAGGGCAAAAACGACGGCTACGATGCCAACGCAGAAAACTATTGCGACCTCGTTGCTGCCGGGATCGTTGATCCAGCCAAGGTTGTAAAAACCTCTCTAACCAATGCCGCGAGTGTTGCTTCCTTGCTGCTGACGACCGAATCCTTGGTCACTGAAATTCCGAGCAAGGAAGAAGAAGGTGGCGGCGATCACGGCCATGACCACGGCATGGGTGGTATGGGCGGAATGGGTGGAATGGGCGGCGGCATGCCTGGCATGGGCGGAATGGGTGGCATGGGCGGCATGGGCGGCATGATGTAA
- a CDS encoding HAD family hydrolase: MQTLLFDIDGTLLLTNNGGRGALQQALQREFELDDAKVDIAFCGRTDRDIVDELLILNDRAANDENRRRLQRVYLSIFPKILNDYGGELLPGVAELLDQLAADSKLCLSVMTGNFQESAIHKLDHFGIRHYFRFIIGGDHDAHRDDLARRARIKILQMAGEAATRRVMVIGDTPADIRCAHAIGARAVGVCTGNYDRESLEAERPFTVLEDLSDLAAFAKLL, from the coding sequence ATGCAAACGCTGCTGTTCGATATCGACGGAACGCTTCTATTGACCAACAACGGGGGGCGGGGTGCCTTGCAACAGGCTCTCCAACGCGAATTTGAGCTCGATGACGCCAAGGTCGATATTGCGTTTTGTGGACGTACCGATCGCGATATCGTAGATGAACTGCTGATCCTTAATGATCGAGCGGCCAATGACGAAAACCGACGGCGACTGCAAAGGGTTTATCTTTCGATCTTCCCTAAAATTTTGAATGACTATGGTGGCGAACTTTTGCCAGGTGTCGCGGAGTTACTCGACCAGTTGGCAGCCGATTCGAAGCTTTGCCTAAGCGTGATGACCGGTAACTTTCAGGAAAGCGCCATTCACAAGCTCGATCACTTCGGGATTCGGCACTATTTTCGGTTCATCATTGGTGGTGACCATGACGCACACCGAGATGATTTGGCTAGGCGAGCCAGGATAAAAATCCTTCAAATGGCGGGTGAGGCTGCGACTCGGCGTGTGATGGTGATCGGTGATACGCCAGCGGACATTCGCTGTGCTCACGCTATCGGTGCCCGCGCCGTCGGCGTTTGCACAGGTAACTATGATCGCGAATCCCTCGAAGCCGAACGACCGTTCACCGTCCTCGAAGATCTCTCTGACCTCGCCGCTTTCGCCAAGCTACTTTGA